GCTGATCTCGTTTTTGGGGCCGTCGTCCACCATTGAGTTGATATTGTGAAGGGTCTTCAGGACTTTGTGTCCGTCCACCAGTGACACGCAGTCTTCTCGATCGGTGCCGCTGCTCAAACCCAGGAGAGGCTGTGAGGAAGCAATACAAAAGATGGCAAATACACAATAAATTCATGAGCCccgataaaaaacaaaatcaagatccaagGATCAATAAACGCCGGCCTGAGCTACATAACCACCGATTTTCAAGATGATCGCTTTACAACTAATGGTAAAGTATGACCACAAAGTTAGTGACCACAAGAAGAATAACAATGCTAAGTAACTCTTGGCACCTCCTCACAAAATTGAGGACTTACTCGACTTTTTTAACGTGAGATAAAGACTAGCCAAGACTATATTTGGTCGAACCGTTATGCAAACATACCTGAAAATAGCTAGCCGTCTTCTTAGAGGCCCCCAGGTAGAAAGTCACCAGGGATCCGTAGGTGTCGACGGGCGACAGGAGCGCGTTGGCCCCCGGTCGCTTGGCGCCCAGCGCCTGGAAAATCCTCAAACCCAGCGAGTTCATCAGCTCGGCCAATACGGCCGTCCTCTGCGTGACGTTTTGTCTTGGAGCGTCCAGCTCTGGAGGATCTCTAGCATCCGGGCTTAGGACCTCCACGTCCAAGGGAGCAACGGGAACCGTCTGCGGGGGCTTGGCCGCCTGGCTCTGCAGGGTCTCGCAGCTGACGTTGTCCGCGGCGAAGAGGTGAAAGGGGTGCACGTAGACACGGTTGGCATGCCCTCCTACAAGGCAGCACCAGAGAAGCAGGACCACCAGGGTTGAGTGCCGATTTTGCATTTTGTTCTCCTGGAGGGTAACACATAGAAAAATGAATATAGTTTAGGCAAAGTAAGGAGAAGGGAATCCCTAGCCTATTTCACTGATAGGAGACATCTGGTTGGATCTGGTTTTCGGCACTATAGACTGGCAGGAAATGGTGGGACAAAGAGACTTGGCAGTGATGGatggatgctttttttgtgctgttgttgagtgaatgaaaacattctttttttgggCCATAGAAACACTTTGACAATGTTTTTGGGCGAATCTTCTACATGGAAATTCTTGTCATTGACGTTTTAACAAAATAAACGGCTGATCGTCAAATCACTTTTgtttaacattattattttgcattatttaccCAAACTGTCCATAATTGAGATTTTGGTATGTCATATGGAAAACTTGTTCAATTTTAAAAGCCGCTTTAAAGAGAGTAGGCAAACGTTGAGTACGTGCACGAAAAGGACTTTACCCTCCCAAGTGTGTGAGGGACATGGCCTTGGTCTCCAATCAATCCACTTTGACGCTCACTCTTTAAGCCTGTGACTTCATGACATCACAttttaaaccctaaccctaacccaacagCATCAGTCGATAACCAGGAGAAgtctccacaaaaaaatgttaactattTCGTCTATCAAACCCCCAAATAGGTTCCCATAGCAAAAGTGTAGAGAAAGCAAAATGACTCTTACCGTATTGCAGGCTTGTGGCGAATGTGTCTTCAGCTGCTCTGGCCCCCCAGACTTTAAAGCGGACCACCGTGCTGGTTACTCATTAACACCCGTGACGGAGTCCAGAAAGTGATCAATAACAGTTCTGACAGAGGCCGTTCCCCCAACGTCCCCCTGCCCCCAGATTTGTTGACTTTAGGAGGATGATGTAAGCGCATCCTGAAAAGGCCCCTGAAAGCAACGTCCACAATAGAGAGGCTAATTCTGGCCGTGTCAAAAGTGCGGTTCAAACCTGTCTTGACTGTTGTACGTGCATTTTTGCAACTGCAAAAGTTGGGTGATCAAGCGCATGCACTTTGTTCAATTTGCACATTTGTCCGTTTGCCCTCTAAACGGATGcttcaatggcagttaatgagttgATAAGGGGTGTGAAATGccataaaaaaactggaaaatggccaaaaaagcAGCaggaacaaacaaaaacatccgGAAAATCAGTGAGTTTGACACCCATTGTCTATTGAGCCAAATGTGACGTAGCCTCGCGTTCCCAAACACACGCGACCTGAAAACAAACAGGAAACGCTGAGGTGGAAAGAAATGGAAAACTACTGCCACCCCctcctcaaaaaaaaacaaaaaaaaacttgttcttTTGAGTGTCGATAGAAGAGAACGAAAAGGACATGGAAAAATGGACTTAAATACTTAAAATGGTTCAAAATGACGTCCGTTGTCCtgggaaaagaggaaaaagtatttttaaagaaatagcgGATATAAAACGTTAAAGATAAATGCTTAAAATGTGTTCCATCATTaacgtgacctttgacctaccTATGACTCACTTAAATAAAAAGTTTGGAGAGTGAAATTAAGCAACTAAAATATTGTGCTTGCACAAGTTTACACAGTTCAGGATGAACTTCTTACGTTCAAATGTATTTGACAAATGACTCATCTCTTAAAGGGCCATTCCTTAAAccccaaacatgcattttagtCAATAAGTGCAAAACCACACTTGAAAAATAGTGTTTTTCCTCCAACTTTTATCTCagtttaaaatataacaatttGACTCATATTTTAGCTAAACAAATGAGCAAATGAAAGCGCTTTTGACATAAAATTTTACCCCTGAAGCAACAATTCAGTGACGACATAAAACATCATTCATTAGTTTTGGTGCTTGGCACACTGGCAAGTGACAATTGGACACGTGTTGCTTAGCAACAGACAACAATACCCAAGGCTTGGACAAAATAATGTGTGAGACTTCAGTaaagtgcacacacacacacactcacacaaaaaggaaaataggTCACAACCTAACAATTACTGAACTATTGAATGCCTcttaaattaaaacaacaaaaaaactgtgtgTAACCAACCTGAATCaccatcttcattttttttacattaaacagCAAATCAACTACTTAACACACTGCaatatgtattaaatatttaagACAAAAAGCACCTGGATCAGAGGAATACTATTTTCACCACGCTTTTATGTAAGGCTACGAATATACCATTCTTAAAGTGACTTtagacaacaataaaaaatatagtgTGTTTGGTTACTAAAAGGCAAGATTAGTCCTAGTGGTTCCGACATTATTctatgtaaaaagtataaataaataaatccatatcAGACACTAAAAATACTACCGTTGGGTTGAATATTTACTGGTACGGTAGGAATATATTACAATTGTTCATAGCAGCATTAACGAAAGAGAATTTTTGGCAAAATGAATGTGATACTTTACAATGTTGGCTATTTCActcaaaaaagtttttaaaaaaattaggcACTGCAAAGAAAGAGTGGCATTatggtaatatatattttttcttttaaccaaaTGAGGCAGACATGCGTGTCTGTATACTTTCATTTTTCAGATAGTACGGGACACCTATTTTctcatataagctgtaccctcaaTCCACTCATCATATTTTTTGAGTGACAATTATGGCATATATGCGAGGAAAtacggtattaaaaaaaaaaaaaaaaaacagaccccaGATCAGGGAATGCTGACATTTTCCTAAATGCTACATCAAAGGCCAGGGGAGGAGATAactaaaagtccaaaaaaatgagtaaaacctGTCATTTGTGCTGGCCGCGAGCAAAATGGCAGGCAAAGTCGTACTTGTTCCTACATTTGTGGCCGCAGATGTTGCACTGGAAGGGGTTTTGGTAGCCGTGGCAACCCATGTGGATGGTGTAGAGGATGTTGTCGGGGAAATAGACGTCGCAATGCTGGCAGCGATGCGGCGGCCGCTCGGCGTCCTGCAGAAGCGCCGGCTGGCCTTGAGCCGGCGTGCCGGGTTGGCTATTGGACGCGCTCGGGGTGCTAACACAAGCCTCTCCCACTGGGCTGCAGTTCCCCAGTTGAGGGGGTTCTGGAGTTAGTGGGGAAGAGGAGGCGAGCGGACGCCGGATCGGGAAGGGCTTCTCGTCAGCCCCCGATTCGTCACCAGGAGAAGGGACGCTGGCACGCTGGCCCGTCAGCGCCGAAAGTCGTCCGAGGGATTGAGGCTCCGCCCGGTCGTCATGGTGATAAACCTCCCGTGGCAGATGGTCCTCGCCGTGGCCGGGCGTCGCCGTGGAAGATGGGTGGGGGGCGATGAGGAGATTGCTGGCATAGCTGAGCGAGGCGGCTTTTCTTTGCAGCGCGCTCAGCA
The nucleotide sequence above comes from Stigmatopora nigra isolate UIUO_SnigA chromosome 12, RoL_Snig_1.1, whole genome shotgun sequence. Encoded proteins:
- the ikzf5 gene encoding zinc finger protein Pegasus, with the translated sequence MGEEKQDTLDFVKDFQEYLSQQTQHVNMISGSVSAVKEADDLPDDCGQNGLDHPAADVSLEDSSGMLADGFERTFDGKLKCLYCNYATRGTARLVEHIRMHTGEKPHRCHLCPFASAYERHLEAHMRSHTGEKPYKCELCPFRCSDRSNLSHHRRRRHKVVPKKDARSLSHKKMLSALQRKAASLSYASNLLIAPHPSSTATPGHGEDHLPREVYHHDDRAEPQSLGRLSALTGQRASVPSPGDESGADEKPFPIRRPLASSSPLTPEPPQLGNCSPVGEACVSTPSASNSQPGTPAQGQPALLQDAERPPHRCQHCDVYFPDNILYTIHMGCHGYQNPFQCNICGHKCRNKYDFACHFARGQHK